ATCGACAACTCCGAACTCGTCGAGGGCGTCATCGTCGACAAGGAGCGCGTCAACGAAAACATGCCGTACGCGGTCGAAGACGCCAACGTGGCGCTGTTCGACGGCGCGCTCGAAGTGAAGGAGACCGAAATCGACGCCGAGGTCAACGTCACCGACCCCGACCAGCTCCAGCAGTTCCTCGACCAGGAAGAGAAACAGCTGCGCCAGATGGTCGACAAGCTCGTCGACGTCGGTGCCGACGTCGTCTTCGTCGGCGACGGCATCGACGACATGGCCCAGCATTACCTCGCCAAGGAAGGCATCCTCGCCGTGCGCCGCGCCAAGAGCGGCGACCTCAAACGCCTCGCCCGCGCGACGGGCGGCCGCGTTGTCTCCAGCATCGACGACATCGAGGCCGAGGACCTCGGCTTCGCCGGCTCTGTCGCCCAGAAGGACGTCGGCGGCGACGAGCGCATCTTCGTCGAGGACGTCGAAGAGGCCAAGTCCGTGACGCTCATCCTCCGCGGCGGCACCGAGCACGTCGTCGACGAGGTCGAGCGCGCTATCGAGGACTCCCTCGGCGTCGTCCGCACGACGCTGCAGGACGGCAAAGTGCTGCCCGGCGGCGGTGCACCCGAGACTGAGCTCGCGCTGCAGCTCCGCGACTTCGCCGACTCCGTCGGCGGTCGCGAGCAGCTCGCCATCGAGGCGTTCGCCGACGCGCTGGAAGTCATCCCGCGCACGCTCGCCGAGAACGCGGGTCTCGACTCCATCGACTCGCTCGTCGACCTCCGCTCGCGCCACGACGGCGGCGAGTTCGGCGCGGGTCTCGATGCGTACACCGGCGACGTCATCGACATGAACGAGGAGGGCGTCGTCGAGCCCCTCCGCGTGAAGACGCAGGCCATCGAGTCCGCCACCGAGGCGGCCGTGATGATCCTCCGCATCGACGACGTCATCGCGGCGGGCGACCTCCGCGCGTCCACCGACGACGGCGACGACGAGATGCCGCCGGGCGGCGGCGGCATGGGCGGTATGGGCGGCATGGGCGGTATGGGCGGCGCGATGTGAAGATAGGGCAAATCACATCCGCACCCCACCGCAACCGCTTCGCACCGCTTTCGACCGTCGGCCCGTTCGCCGACTCCGATTTTCTTTCGCACGTAACCGACCGACAGTGGCGCGGCTCTGTCGGCTGCACACCGCGTCGAACTCGTCGCCAACACCGTCCCAAATCTGTCTTTGGAGCTGAATTTAGTCATTTTAATGTAAAGCGATCTTCGAATGACTGTCGACTATACCTCTATTTATTCAGATTTGACTAGTGAGAGAATTTATCACACGATTCGACATACGGATTCAGTATGTGCCAAGAAGAAAACGAAAGGTCGAAGGGCTACGGTTCGGGTGACGCGGTGGAGCGGACGGCGTCCGACTCCGATGGCGTTGGGCGACGAGCGTTTCTCGCTGCCGGTGCGGCGGCCGCCGGCCTCGCGCCCGACATCGCGCGGGCGAACCGCACACCGGTGGTAAACGACGTACAGCAGACGAACCAGACGCTCGAATCGCCGGACGGAAGCGTTCGGGTGCGATTCTCGGTCGGCGGCGGGCGGCCGCGGTACGCGGTCCAGTACGAGGATCGGCAGGTGATTCGGCCGTCGCCGCTCGGATTCCAGTTCCGGGATGTCCCGTCGATGACGGACGGCTTTGCCATCTCCGGCGTCGAGCGAAACGGCGCGGACGAGACGTGGGAGCCGGTGTGGGGGACGAAGTCGGAGATACGCGACAACTACAACGAACTCATCGTCGGCCTGCAGGAATCGTCGTCGCCGGGGCGGTCGCTGACGCTCGTCTTCCGCGCCTACGACGACGGCGTCGGCTTCCGGTACGTGCTGCCCGAACAGGAGAACCTCGGCGAGTTCGCCATCACGAACGAGACGACTGGCTTCCGCTTCGCGGGTGACTACACGACGTGGTGGATTCCGGACGACTACGACAACTACGAGTACCTCTACGAGGAGACGCCGCTGAGCGAGATTTCGGCGCGCGAAGACGCCGGACAGAACGTCTCGCCCATGGACGGCGTCTCGACGCCGGTGACGATGCGGACGCCCAACGGGATTCACCTGAGCGTCCACGAGGCGGCGCTGACCGACTACGCGGGGATGACGCTCACGCGCGCCGACGGGAAGCCGACGGCCTTCGAGTCGACGCTTGTCCCGTGGCCCGACGGCGCGAAGGTGAAA
This genomic stretch from Haloprofundus salilacus harbors:
- the thsA gene encoding thermosome subunit alpha, whose translation is MIVLSEDSQRTSGKDAQSMNITAGKAVAESVRTTLGPKGMDKMLVDSSGGVVVTNDGVTILKEMDIDHPAANMIVEVSETQEDEVGDGTTSAVVVAGELLDQAEELLDSDVHATTVAQGYRQAAEKAKEILNEQAIDVSEDDRETLVKIAATAMTGKGAESAKDQLAELVVDAVLAVADEDDIDTENVSVEKVVGGAIDNSELVEGVIVDKERVNENMPYAVEDANVALFDGALEVKETEIDAEVNVTDPDQLQQFLDQEEKQLRQMVDKLVDVGADVVFVGDGIDDMAQHYLAKEGILAVRRAKSGDLKRLARATGGRVVSSIDDIEAEDLGFAGSVAQKDVGGDERIFVEDVEEAKSVTLILRGGTEHVVDEVERAIEDSLGVVRTTLQDGKVLPGGGAPETELALQLRDFADSVGGREQLAIEAFADALEVIPRTLAENAGLDSIDSLVDLRSRHDGGEFGAGLDAYTGDVIDMNEEGVVEPLRVKTQAIESATEAAVMILRIDDVIAAGDLRASTDDGDDEMPPGGGGMGGMGGMGGMGGAM